In a genomic window of Magnolia sinica isolate HGM2019 chromosome 16, MsV1, whole genome shotgun sequence:
- the LOC131228936 gene encoding uncharacterized protein LOC131228936 yields MTLSVSNPRPGPPPPPAQIERALLAFHYASSSLKLQLSYSRKWDIQDGNHLYHPNIQTASDPQAVIDFINKEGDILEEGIYQQQIKGSSNSTNEIWAEILRTSNSASEFLDQCKRLQPKVFFTKLSALQHFANYEWPPIAEVYVSPYCDFPRLSNTLHEWQLKNVCCFRRPHRPMSLILEGPTGIGKTLWARSLAPHNYFSGRMDFRSYSNDAYYNIIDNISFKHCLHKKELLGARHDWTANVRYGKQIKIKGGIPCIILGPGLSGIG; encoded by the exons ATGACGTTGTCAGTATCTAACCCGCGCCCCGGCCCCCCGCCACCaccagccc AAATTGAGAGAGCTCTGCTAGCGTTTCACTATGCCTCGTCTTCCCTCAAACTACAACTTTCGTATTCAAG AAAATGGGATATTCAAGACGGAAACCACTTGTATCATCCGAATATCCAAACGGCAAGTGATCCACAAGCTGTTATTGATTTCATCAACAAGGAGGGTGATATACTTGAAGAGGGTATATATCAACAGCAAATCAAAGGTTCTTCGAATTCAACGAATGAGATTTGGGCAGAAATATTGAGAACTAGCAATTCTGCTTCTGAATTCCTCGACCAATGCAAGCGTCTACAACCAAAGGTATTCTTCACAAAATTGAGTGCTCTTCAGCACTTTGCTAACTACGAATGGCCTCCTATAGCAGAGGTCTACGTTTCTCCGTATTGTGATTTTCCTCGTTTATCAAATACCCTTCATGAGTGGCAATTGAAGAACGTGTGCTGCTTTCGCAGACCGCACAGACCAATGTCGTTGATTCTGGAAGGTCCCACTGGGATCGGGAAGACTCTTTGGGCAAGGTCATTAGCTCCGCACAATTATTTCAGTGGAAGGATGGACTTCAGAAGTTACTCGAATGATGCTTATTATAACATTATCGACAACATCAGCTTTAAACATTGTCTTCATAAGAAGGAATTGCTCGGTGCGAGACATGACTGGACAGCTAACGTCAGATATGGAAAACAAATCAAGATTAAAGGAGGCATTCCTTGTAttatcttagggcct GGACTCTCCGGAATCGGGTAA